A window of the Clupea harengus chromosome 8, Ch_v2.0.2, whole genome shotgun sequence genome harbors these coding sequences:
- the mtus2a gene encoding microtubule-associated tumor suppressor candidate 2 homolog isoform X1 yields MSFLGHAVNLRVFVFPLSPGPSSVSDEPPFHRIISSAPGGAPRVSCQGSPQPPATPAPKRRSLLLPPAPASKKELQKNPEIARPALSSPKRLAVVSPKPQSPVPRQRPVAAVQRVTLSTSPQKNAPEPAAPQKEGPSEQEVHDLQERCEEQARQLELMRAELKKTTLGLEAFAICTQHLCLQSQSATEKEKELSLELDRIKDKVAWNKEQLEHIQREKAELELNFHQEVRELQGKQGAELTALEMEMRSRHSAELEHLRAEHQSEVEELRTQQLEQIDEMAVNHASAMEELRTMQDFTMATVQEEHTRTMRDLRKAHEQHKSKLEEDFQHFRFSLQDQVDTLTFQNQTLKDKAKRFEEALRRSSDEQIVDALAPYQHIEEDLKSLKDVLEMKNQQIHDQEKKISELEKMQAHKNVVLEERVQVLQQQNEDLKARINNNLSISRHLSEENATLQVSVEKESNEKKRLSRNNEELLWRLQMGELSPRMSPCASPSHRSTSFFPASAEIPPYPYSPGPGTPTHGFSPGPGTPPTHRALPLSGPSSPAPRNSPARALSACVNTQ; encoded by the exons atgtcctTTTTAGGGCATGCAGTTAATCTCCGTGTATTTGTGTTTCCTCTTTCTCCAGGCCCCAGCAGTGTGAGCGATGAGCCCCCGTTCCACAGGATCATATCCTCCGCCCCAGGGGGCGCCCCTCGAGTGTCCTGCCAGGgcagcccccagccccccgcCACCCCTGCCCCCAAACGccgctctctcctccttccgCCTGCTCCCG CTTCAAAGAAGGAGCTTCAGAAGAATCCTGAAATTGCACGACCAGCTTTATCGTCTCCTAAACGACTAGCAGTGGTCTCCCCCAAACCTCAGTCACCAG TCCCCAGACAGAGACCAGTGGCAGCTGTACAGAGGGTGACCCTCAGCACCTCCCCCCAGAAGAATGCCCCCGAGCCGGCCGCTCCGCAGAAGGAGGGCCCGTCAGAGCAGGAGGTGCATGATCTGCAGGAGCGATGTGAGGAGCAGGCCAGGCAGCTGGAGCTCATGAGGGCCGAGCTGAAGAAGACAACTCTGGGCCTGGAGGCCTTCGCCATCTGCACCCAGCACCTGTGTCTCCAG AGCCAGAGCGCTactgagaaggagaaggaactGTCTCTGGAACTAGACAGGATTAAGGATAAAGTTG CCTGGAACAAGGAGCAGTTGGAGCACATTCAGAGGGAGAAGGCCGAGCTTGAGCTGAACTTCCACCAGGAAGTGAGGGAGCTGCAGGGAAAACAGGGGGCGGAGCTTACAGCCCTGGAAATGGAGATGAGGAGCCGTCACTCAGCCGAGCTGGAGCACCTGAGGGCGGAGCATCAGTCAGAGGTGGAGGAGCTTAGGACCCAGCAGCTGGAGCAG ATTGATGAGATGGCCGTTAATCACGCATCTGCTATGGAGGAACTGAGGACCATGCAGGacttcaccatggcaaccgttcaggaggaacacacacgcaccatgagag acCTGAGGAAAGCCCATGAGCAGCATAAGAGCAAGCTGGAGGAGGATTTCCAGCACTTCAGATTCTCCCTGCAG GACCAGGTGGACACCCTGACGTTCCAGAATCAGACCCTGAAAGACAAGGCCAAGAGGTTTGAAGAGGCTCTCAGGAGGAGTTCTGATGAACAGATAGTG GATGCCCTGGCTCCTTACCAGCACATAGAGGAGGACCTGAAGAGCTTGAAGGACGTTCTAGAGATGAAGAACCAACAGATCCATGACCAGGAGAAGAAGATTTCAGAACTCGAGAAAATG CAGGCCCATAAGAACGTGGTTCTGGAGGAACGGGTCCAGGTGCTTCAGCAGCAGAACGAGGATCTGAAGGCTCGCATCAACAACAACCTCTCCATCTCCAG GCATCTGTCGGAGGAGAACGCCACGCTGCAGGTGTCCGTGGAGAAGGAGAGCAACGAGAAGAAGCGTCTGAGCCGCAACAACGAGGAGCTGCTGTGGCGCCTGCAGATGGGCGAGCTCAGCCCCCGCATGTCCCCCTGCGCCTCCCCCAGCCACCGCAGCACCTCCTTCTTCCCCGCCTCCGCCGAAATCCCCCCGTACCCCTACTCGCCCGGCCCGGGCACCCCCACCCACGGCTTCTCACCGGGGCCCGGCACTCCTCCGACCCACAGGGCCCTGCCTCTGTCCGGTCCGAGCAGCCCGGCCCCCAGGAACTCCCCCGCAAGGGCTCTCTCTGCCTGCGTCAACACGCAGTAA
- the mtus2a gene encoding microtubule-associated tumor suppressor candidate 2 homolog isoform X2 → MSFLGHAVNLRVFVFPLSPGPSSVSDEPPFHRIISSAPGGAPRVSCQGSPQPPATPAPKRRSLLLPPAPASKKELQKNPEIARPALSSPKRLAVVSPKPQSPVPRQRPVAAVQRVTLSTSPQKNAPEPAAPQKEGPSEQEVHDLQERCEEQARQLELMRAELKKTTLGLEAFAICTQHLCLQSQSATEKEKELSLELDRIKDKVAWNKEQLEHIQREKAELELNFHQEVRELQGKQGAELTALEMEMRSRHSAELEHLRAEHQSEVEELRTQQLEQIDEMAVNHASAMEELRTMQDFTMATVQEEHTRTMRDLRKAHEQHKSKLEEDFQHFRFSLQDQVDTLTFQNQTLKDKAKRFEEALRRSSDEQIVDALAPYQHIEEDLKSLKDVLEMKNQQIHDQEKKISELEKMAHKNVVLEERVQVLQQQNEDLKARINNNLSISRHLSEENATLQVSVEKESNEKKRLSRNNEELLWRLQMGELSPRMSPCASPSHRSTSFFPASAEIPPYPYSPGPGTPTHGFSPGPGTPPTHRALPLSGPSSPAPRNSPARALSACVNTQ, encoded by the exons atgtcctTTTTAGGGCATGCAGTTAATCTCCGTGTATTTGTGTTTCCTCTTTCTCCAGGCCCCAGCAGTGTGAGCGATGAGCCCCCGTTCCACAGGATCATATCCTCCGCCCCAGGGGGCGCCCCTCGAGTGTCCTGCCAGGgcagcccccagccccccgcCACCCCTGCCCCCAAACGccgctctctcctccttccgCCTGCTCCCG CTTCAAAGAAGGAGCTTCAGAAGAATCCTGAAATTGCACGACCAGCTTTATCGTCTCCTAAACGACTAGCAGTGGTCTCCCCCAAACCTCAGTCACCAG TCCCCAGACAGAGACCAGTGGCAGCTGTACAGAGGGTGACCCTCAGCACCTCCCCCCAGAAGAATGCCCCCGAGCCGGCCGCTCCGCAGAAGGAGGGCCCGTCAGAGCAGGAGGTGCATGATCTGCAGGAGCGATGTGAGGAGCAGGCCAGGCAGCTGGAGCTCATGAGGGCCGAGCTGAAGAAGACAACTCTGGGCCTGGAGGCCTTCGCCATCTGCACCCAGCACCTGTGTCTCCAG AGCCAGAGCGCTactgagaaggagaaggaactGTCTCTGGAACTAGACAGGATTAAGGATAAAGTTG CCTGGAACAAGGAGCAGTTGGAGCACATTCAGAGGGAGAAGGCCGAGCTTGAGCTGAACTTCCACCAGGAAGTGAGGGAGCTGCAGGGAAAACAGGGGGCGGAGCTTACAGCCCTGGAAATGGAGATGAGGAGCCGTCACTCAGCCGAGCTGGAGCACCTGAGGGCGGAGCATCAGTCAGAGGTGGAGGAGCTTAGGACCCAGCAGCTGGAGCAG ATTGATGAGATGGCCGTTAATCACGCATCTGCTATGGAGGAACTGAGGACCATGCAGGacttcaccatggcaaccgttcaggaggaacacacacgcaccatgagag acCTGAGGAAAGCCCATGAGCAGCATAAGAGCAAGCTGGAGGAGGATTTCCAGCACTTCAGATTCTCCCTGCAG GACCAGGTGGACACCCTGACGTTCCAGAATCAGACCCTGAAAGACAAGGCCAAGAGGTTTGAAGAGGCTCTCAGGAGGAGTTCTGATGAACAGATAGTG GATGCCCTGGCTCCTTACCAGCACATAGAGGAGGACCTGAAGAGCTTGAAGGACGTTCTAGAGATGAAGAACCAACAGATCCATGACCAGGAGAAGAAGATTTCAGAACTCGAGAAAATG GCCCATAAGAACGTGGTTCTGGAGGAACGGGTCCAGGTGCTTCAGCAGCAGAACGAGGATCTGAAGGCTCGCATCAACAACAACCTCTCCATCTCCAG GCATCTGTCGGAGGAGAACGCCACGCTGCAGGTGTCCGTGGAGAAGGAGAGCAACGAGAAGAAGCGTCTGAGCCGCAACAACGAGGAGCTGCTGTGGCGCCTGCAGATGGGCGAGCTCAGCCCCCGCATGTCCCCCTGCGCCTCCCCCAGCCACCGCAGCACCTCCTTCTTCCCCGCCTCCGCCGAAATCCCCCCGTACCCCTACTCGCCCGGCCCGGGCACCCCCACCCACGGCTTCTCACCGGGGCCCGGCACTCCTCCGACCCACAGGGCCCTGCCTCTGTCCGGTCCGAGCAGCCCGGCCCCCAGGAACTCCCCCGCAAGGGCTCTCTCTGCCTGCGTCAACACGCAGTAA